From a single bacterium genomic region:
- a CDS encoding DUF3147 family protein — protein MTSQTAFFLVKVVLSGILIAAISEAAKTFPKGAALLTALPMMTFLSLIWIYFEKRDLNLLAIYTKDVILWVIPSFAFFVAAYFLFKHKVPFVVSMALATAALGIGVWVFEKAGFLK, from the coding sequence ATGACCTCTCAAACCGCTTTCTTTCTCGTGAAGGTCGTCCTTTCCGGCATCCTCATCGCCGCGATCAGCGAGGCGGCCAAGACCTTCCCGAAGGGCGCCGCCCTCCTGACGGCCCTGCCGATGATGACGTTCCTGTCGCTCATCTGGATCTACTTTGAAAAGCGGGACTTGAATCTCTTGGCGATCTACACGAAGGACGTCATCCTCTGGGTGATCCCCAGCTTCGCTTTTTTCGTCGCGGCCTATTTCCTCTTCAAACACAAGGTCCCGTTCGTCGTCTCGATGGCCTTGGCGACCGCCGCCTTGGGGATAGGCGTTTGGGTCTTCGAAAAGGCGGGGTTCTTGAAATAG